In Ignavibacteria bacterium, the sequence GATGTCACCAGTTTTAATCTGTACAAAATCTAAATCTTCCGAATATCTGTGAGAGCCTTTAAGAAAAAGTTTGTGTAAAGCAGTTCCTCCTCTGAAAGCTAAATTATCAGAGATTATTTCACTTGAATATAGTTCTATAAGCAGTCTTGATAATATTAAATCCTGCTCTACAAATTCATCCTGCCGCCAGGGTGAATTGATTTTCCATTGGTCTATGTAAGCTTTAGGGAGCAATGAATTCTTCCCAGTTTATGTTTTCAATGATTTTCCATTTTTCTGACCGCGACAGATTATTTTCGGTTTTATTTCCTAACCGAGATAAAGGAATATAAGCAGTTGCTTTTTTAGAATATTCATACAGAGGATTAATTAATTCTGCTGCTTCGAGCTTTTCGAGAATAAAACCAAGACGTTGTATATAGGTTACTTCTAAATTATTCTTTAGTAAATTTTTTATATCACTTATTTTGAGTTGAGAGAGCATATCTGAAATTATAAGAAAAATATTGCTGATAGTACCGCTTTCATGTTCGTATTTAATTAAATCGTAAGCAGTAAGTGCCGGTGAAGAATAATTAATATAGCCATAACCTCCTTTTTGCCTGATAATGCAGTATTCTGGGAAATATTTTTTCTTTTGGAAATTAATTCCTTGCAGAATATTCTTCGGAGTATGAATCTGCTTATCAACAATTACCTGAAAAACCAAGGAACGGAAGTGAGCAGTGCCGTAAAAAGCGGCGGCGGATAATAAGCCGGTGTAATAATTAATCTTTCTATAATTCATCAGTTGTTCAATAAAATCTGCCGGCGGTATATTTCCTGAATCCTTTTCTGAAGGGGAATAAATAGCATAAAAACCTTCTGACAAGTTTTTTATCATTTTTCTGCTGACAGAATATTTAATATACTGTTTAGCAGCGTTTTTATTATTGCCTTTAAAATTTACCAATTCTTTAAAGGAAAAGGTTTTTCTACCGTTTTTAAGGTTAAATTCTATAAAATCAATATTTAAGTTCTTATTATAGCTCATATAACGTATTAGTCAGGTGTCATTTAT encodes:
- a CDS encoding type IV toxin-antitoxin system AbiEi family antitoxin, whose amino-acid sequence is MSYNKNLNIDFIEFNLKNGRKTFSFKELVNFKGNNKNAAKQYIKYSVSRKMIKNLSEGFYAIYSPSEKDSGNIPPADFIEQLMNYRKINYYTGLLSAAAFYGTAHFRSLVFQVIVDKQIHTPKNILQGINFQKKKYFPEYCIIRQKGGYGYINYSSPALTAYDLIKYEHESGTISNIFLIISDMLSQLKISDIKNLLKNNLEVTYIQRLGFILEKLEAAELINPLYEYSKKATAYIPLSRLGNKTENNLSRSEKWKIIENINWEEFIAP